One part of the Candidatus Kapaibacterium sp. genome encodes these proteins:
- a CDS encoding tetratricopeptide repeat protein — protein MRWALFFAIAALAWAQVRVDVAEQQRLAQTLEAIGDYAGAAQVYERLLRSFPDSAVYLIGWGRAYAKLQRAKEVLPQVRAFLQRQPLPVVWAFLGEVYWYLQQPDSARWAWEEALRRAPIEPSSYRAVASAQYNVRLTDEAIATLLRGRRQLRQDTLFADELSAWYVRIGDVERGVQEILSLVRQRSPLALLQSRLLQYLSLPEAAQRIRPLMERYSREYPRDTLLRRLFVWFLQEIGDGTAALEQLQQLDELSGGTGIELLQFAEGARQSEQFELALQAYQRTLQRRPSREVRLRALYGYVRTAEQLVRQGVRDIPWQQIRRDYEALVREADTLPISAEALYALGLFLRDVVRDRVAARSVLQALLQRFPQTQWAALALVAMVPIALQADDLTQASTLLQKALAYETLVPEAAEWARFWQAELQFFQGRLDSARALYATVGLQTSSPAANNALERLTLLETAPDSALLRLFAVAELAFLQERFDRAQALYLRVVEQSGEDTPLAETSLLKAAMAAFARSDLNEAQRLITRLLAEKDDVLYGDRALLLLGDILEQQQRHREAIAVYQQLLMRYPTSIYSPEARRRLQRLRQGT, from the coding sequence ATGAGATGGGCTCTCTTCTTTGCTATAGCGGCGCTTGCCTGGGCTCAGGTCCGGGTAGATGTGGCCGAACAGCAGCGGTTGGCTCAGACGTTGGAGGCTATCGGAGACTATGCCGGTGCAGCACAGGTGTATGAGCGGCTCCTCCGCTCGTTTCCCGACTCGGCGGTATATCTCATCGGGTGGGGGCGGGCATACGCTAAGCTGCAACGTGCAAAGGAGGTGCTCCCGCAGGTAAGGGCTTTCCTCCAGCGCCAGCCTCTGCCGGTCGTCTGGGCGTTCTTAGGGGAGGTGTACTGGTACCTGCAACAGCCGGATTCGGCACGGTGGGCCTGGGAAGAGGCCTTGCGCCGTGCCCCGATAGAACCGAGCAGCTATCGAGCTGTAGCGTCAGCCCAGTACAACGTCCGACTCACGGACGAAGCTATCGCAACTCTCCTGCGCGGGCGGCGGCAACTACGCCAAGACACCCTCTTTGCCGATGAGCTGAGTGCATGGTACGTCCGCATCGGGGATGTCGAGCGCGGCGTCCAGGAAATCCTATCGCTCGTTCGGCAGCGGAGCCCGCTTGCGCTCCTCCAGTCCCGCCTCCTTCAGTATCTAAGCCTCCCCGAGGCAGCGCAGCGAATTCGGCCACTTATGGAGCGGTATAGCCGGGAGTATCCCCGAGACACTCTGCTACGGCGGTTGTTTGTCTGGTTCCTCCAGGAGATTGGTGACGGGACTGCAGCCTTGGAACAGCTTCAGCAACTGGATGAGCTCTCTGGCGGCACAGGCATAGAGCTGCTACAGTTTGCAGAAGGGGCTCGGCAGAGTGAGCAGTTTGAGCTTGCCCTACAGGCTTATCAGCGGACGCTCCAGAGACGCCCGAGTCGGGAGGTCCGCCTCCGAGCCCTCTACGGCTATGTGCGGACGGCGGAGCAATTGGTTCGTCAGGGTGTGCGCGATATCCCCTGGCAACAGATTCGTCGCGATTACGAGGCGCTCGTCCGGGAGGCTGATACGCTACCGATTAGTGCTGAGGCACTCTACGCTTTGGGGCTGTTCCTGCGGGATGTTGTCCGGGACAGGGTCGCTGCTCGATCTGTCTTGCAAGCGCTCCTTCAGCGTTTTCCACAGACACAGTGGGCAGCCCTTGCCCTCGTCGCAATGGTGCCGATAGCGCTGCAGGCTGATGACCTAACGCAGGCGTCGACTCTTCTCCAGAAGGCACTTGCGTACGAGACTCTCGTTCCGGAGGCTGCAGAATGGGCGCGCTTCTGGCAGGCGGAGCTCCAGTTCTTCCAGGGTCGTTTGGATAGCGCCCGCGCTCTCTATGCTACGGTGGGACTCCAGACCAGCAGTCCAGCGGCGAACAATGCCCTTGAACGGTTGACGCTGCTGGAAACGGCTCCCGACTCTGCACTCCTTCGGCTCTTTGCAGTCGCTGAATTGGCTTTCCTCCAGGAGCGGTTTGACCGAGCACAGGCACTCTACCTCCGCGTGGTAGAGCAGTCGGGGGAGGATACACCCTTAGCCGAGACATCCTTACTGAAGGCGGCGATGGCAGCTTTTGCTCGTTCGGACCTCAATGAGGCTCAACGGTTAATCACTCGGCTGCTTGCCGAGAAAGACGATGTACTCTATGGAGACCGGGCTCTCCTGCTACTTGGCGACATCCTAGAGCAGCAACAGCGACACAGGGAGGCAATAGCGGTCTACCAGCAGCTCTTGATGCGGTATCCTACCTCGATTTACTCCCCAGAAGCCCGGCGGCGTCTCCAGCGCCTCCGGCAAGGCACTTAA
- a CDS encoding DUF72 domain-containing protein, which translates to MDPASDTFRVSSLHVGTSGWTYREWRSWWYPKSLPQRRWLEFYAQYFTTVELNSTFYALPPPQRFQEWARSVSEQFCFAVKAPRTLTHQPTTAQDSSADLSRLIEGTAALGTRRGPILWQFPPRHTCDLVWLRSFLQALPSEVEHAVEFRHPSWNIPQVWQLLQRHRVATVWSDSLRFPSFLTVTAPFVYVRFHGLEGGYAHRYSDAELQPWAARLAEALSAGLRVYAYFNNTAGTAPRDALRLQELIQSYL; encoded by the coding sequence ATGGATCCTGCGAGCGATACCTTCAGGGTCTCCAGCCTCCACGTCGGGACGAGCGGGTGGACCTACCGAGAGTGGCGGTCGTGGTGGTACCCAAAGTCCCTTCCGCAACGGAGGTGGCTGGAGTTCTATGCGCAGTACTTTACGACTGTCGAGCTCAACAGCACTTTCTACGCTCTCCCACCACCCCAGCGCTTCCAAGAGTGGGCACGTTCCGTCTCAGAACAGTTCTGCTTCGCTGTAAAAGCCCCACGGACACTAACTCATCAACCCACAACAGCTCAAGATAGTTCGGCCGACCTCTCCCGGCTGATAGAGGGAACCGCTGCCCTCGGGACACGACGAGGTCCAATTCTGTGGCAATTCCCACCACGCCACACCTGCGATCTGGTATGGCTCCGCTCTTTCCTTCAAGCCCTCCCTTCGGAGGTAGAGCATGCAGTGGAATTCCGTCACCCCTCCTGGAATATCCCCCAGGTCTGGCAACTCCTCCAGCGGCATAGAGTCGCGACTGTGTGGAGCGATTCCCTCCGCTTCCCTTCGTTCTTGACCGTCACTGCGCCGTTTGTCTACGTCCGGTTCCATGGATTGGAGGGCGGATACGCGCATCGGTATTCCGACGCCGAACTCCAACCGTGGGCGGCTCGCCTTGCTGAGGCCCTCTCTGCCGGCCTCCGAGTCTACGCTTACTTCAACAACACTGCCGGCACCGCCCCCCGCGACGCTCTCCGCCTACAAGAGCTCATCCAGAGCTACCTTTAA
- a CDS encoding ATP-binding protein encodes MSDKRPIIGLSSATANQPNSSDAFSFWLAPGVIVNPFDIVEAEQVAPEGTSRTFGIVNTLEHSTDAPTHLSNFISNDFGQVTSKPNTMRQGTTVAYAAVLSNDQGIYMPVMNDRPVRFADEAGIHVALGIDQVPERYRVPAG; translated from the coding sequence ATGTCTGACAAACGCCCCATCATCGGTCTCTCTTCGGCGACAGCAAATCAACCCAATTCGTCCGACGCCTTCTCGTTCTGGCTGGCGCCGGGGGTGATCGTTAACCCCTTCGACATCGTCGAGGCTGAACAGGTAGCCCCTGAAGGGACGAGCCGCACCTTTGGCATCGTGAACACCCTGGAGCACAGCACCGATGCGCCGACGCATCTTTCCAACTTCATCTCGAACGATTTCGGGCAAGTAACGAGCAAGCCCAACACGATGCGGCAGGGCACAACTGTTGCCTACGCAGCCGTCCTCTCGAACGACCAGGGCATTTACATGCCGGTGATGAACGACCGACCTGTGCGCTTCGCAGACGAGGCAGGCATTCACGTCGCGCTCGGCATTGACCAAGTGCCTGAGCGCTACCGAGTGCCAGCAGGGC
- a CDS encoding glycogen synthase has protein sequence MARPISVLFVSSEVYPFAKTGGLADVSYGLVMALREQGVDVRVMFPKYGCVSERKNHIHEIRRLRLMEIPMGDRREPVSIKSSTLQNPRVRVQVYVTTNYHYFDSRKGFYADPQTGKPYPDNDERFLFFCRSVVEMCRFLRWFPDIIHANDWQTAPLGAYLRALYPNEFRRTRFVFTLHSLADQGIFPPETLQKTGLPSEYYERLLHRGMVNFVKAGIEFADVVTTVSPTYAQEILSGAVDANGLDEVLRSRHAETFVGILNGVDSTIWNPQTDPYLDNHYDANSVWQVKPLNKRLLLERMELRYDPKVPVIGIISRLHPVKGIELLLEVAPTLLSRRDVQMVFLGDGLPEYRAALQKLQRQFPRRFALRLGFDEPLAHLIEAGADMLLMPSLQEPCGQNQMYSMLYGTVPIVRATGGLRDTVQDFNPATGEGTGIVFEEPTAEALLAAIERALQLYRQPELWQRLVANGMAQDFSWRRSAQAYVALYRSLLKSKEPARIAA, from the coding sequence ATGGCACGACCAATTAGCGTTCTTTTCGTCTCATCTGAAGTGTACCCGTTTGCCAAGACAGGGGGGCTCGCTGACGTCTCCTACGGCCTGGTGATGGCCCTGCGCGAGCAGGGGGTTGATGTCCGGGTGATGTTCCCAAAGTACGGCTGCGTCAGCGAGCGAAAGAACCATATCCATGAGATTCGCCGCCTGCGCTTGATGGAGATCCCGATGGGAGACCGTCGGGAGCCTGTTTCCATCAAGTCCTCTACGCTCCAGAATCCGAGGGTACGCGTGCAGGTGTACGTCACGACCAACTACCACTACTTCGACAGCCGCAAAGGGTTCTACGCTGACCCGCAGACGGGCAAACCCTATCCAGACAACGACGAGCGCTTCCTCTTCTTCTGCCGCTCGGTAGTGGAGATGTGCCGTTTCCTGCGGTGGTTTCCTGACATTATCCATGCGAACGACTGGCAGACGGCGCCACTGGGAGCCTACCTGCGGGCTCTCTACCCCAACGAGTTCCGACGCACACGCTTTGTCTTTACCCTCCACTCCCTTGCTGACCAGGGCATCTTCCCACCAGAGACGCTGCAGAAGACCGGGTTACCGAGCGAGTACTACGAGCGCCTGCTCCATCGGGGTATGGTCAACTTCGTGAAAGCGGGGATCGAGTTTGCCGATGTCGTCACGACGGTGAGCCCGACGTATGCCCAGGAGATCCTCTCTGGTGCGGTGGATGCCAATGGCTTGGATGAAGTACTGCGGAGTCGGCATGCGGAGACCTTCGTGGGCATCCTCAACGGAGTGGACTCGACGATTTGGAATCCGCAGACGGACCCCTACTTGGATAACCACTACGATGCTAACTCTGTGTGGCAGGTGAAGCCGCTGAATAAGCGGCTGTTGCTGGAGCGGATGGAGCTGCGGTATGACCCCAAAGTACCCGTCATCGGCATCATCTCGCGACTCCATCCGGTCAAGGGAATCGAGCTGCTGCTGGAAGTAGCTCCGACGTTGCTCTCCCGCCGCGATGTCCAAATGGTCTTCTTGGGGGACGGACTGCCAGAGTACCGAGCAGCACTGCAGAAGCTGCAGCGGCAGTTCCCGCGCCGCTTCGCCCTACGCTTGGGGTTTGATGAACCTCTGGCGCATTTGATCGAGGCTGGTGCTGACATGCTCCTCATGCCGTCTCTACAGGAGCCATGTGGCCAGAACCAGATGTACTCTATGCTGTACGGCACAGTCCCGATCGTGCGGGCTACCGGAGGATTGCGCGACACTGTACAGGACTTCAATCCTGCAACAGGGGAGGGGACGGGGATTGTCTTTGAGGAACCGACTGCGGAGGCCCTCCTGGCAGCTATTGAGCGGGCACTGCAGCTCTATCGACAGCCGGAGCTGTGGCAGCGACTTGTTGCAAATGGTATGGCGCAGGACTTCTCCTGGCGGCGGTCTGCACAGGCGTACGTCGCTCTCTACCGTTCACTGCTCAAGAGCAAAGAGCCGGCGCGGATAGCTGCGTGA
- a CDS encoding M24 family metallopeptidase, translated as MHRTAQQALWERIRRLLQREGINAWLLHDFRGANRFAIQLLGLPTTFYATRRWAVLVPARGTPQKAVHAIESHVLRDVEAEERLYKTHQDWQGILAEWCRRYPRLAVEYSPYGELPVVSILDAGTAELLRRFGAELVSSADLLQELVAVYSPEELEQQARTAQVLYEIVQDAFAWVRDHLRQGVHPQEYAVQQWLLEQLTARGLQTDHPPIVARTERAANPHYSPTASDTAPIRVGDLLLIDLWARPSHPSALYADITWMAYAGEEVPERFVEAFAVLARARDGAIELIRNAVEHERPLAGYEVDRHVRSILSAAGYGENFLHRTGHSLGTEVHGPGANLDDYETHDTRHLLHGSVVTVEPGIYCPGEFGMRTEVNVQLRHGGQVVVCPQPVQQAIVPLLSPH; from the coding sequence ATGCACCGTACAGCACAGCAAGCTCTGTGGGAACGCATCCGGCGGCTCTTGCAGCGGGAAGGGATCAACGCATGGCTACTCCACGACTTTCGGGGAGCTAACCGTTTCGCGATACAGCTCTTGGGTCTCCCTACGACGTTCTACGCGACCCGCCGATGGGCGGTCCTCGTTCCGGCTCGTGGGACTCCGCAGAAAGCCGTCCACGCTATCGAGTCCCACGTTCTGCGCGACGTGGAGGCCGAGGAGCGGCTCTACAAGACGCATCAGGACTGGCAGGGAATCTTGGCCGAGTGGTGTCGGCGGTATCCGCGGCTGGCCGTTGAGTACTCGCCATACGGCGAGCTACCGGTGGTGTCTATCCTTGATGCCGGAACGGCTGAACTCCTACGACGGTTTGGTGCAGAGCTCGTCAGCTCAGCCGACCTCCTCCAGGAGCTCGTTGCTGTCTACTCTCCTGAGGAGCTGGAGCAACAGGCCAGGACAGCCCAGGTGCTCTACGAGATTGTCCAGGATGCATTCGCGTGGGTGCGCGACCACTTACGGCAGGGCGTGCACCCCCAGGAGTACGCTGTTCAGCAGTGGCTTCTGGAACAATTAACGGCTCGTGGACTCCAGACGGACCATCCCCCAATTGTTGCCCGTACGGAGCGGGCAGCGAACCCACATTACAGTCCTACAGCCTCCGATACGGCTCCAATCCGAGTCGGGGACCTGCTGCTCATCGATCTCTGGGCTCGTCCTTCACATCCTTCGGCACTGTACGCTGACATCACGTGGATGGCGTATGCCGGTGAGGAAGTCCCCGAAAGGTTCGTCGAAGCGTTTGCTGTGTTGGCTCGGGCACGAGATGGCGCCATTGAGCTCATCCGTAATGCTGTGGAGCATGAGCGGCCCCTTGCTGGTTACGAAGTGGACCGCCATGTTCGCTCTATCCTCTCGGCTGCTGGCTATGGTGAGAACTTCCTACATCGCACCGGACATAGCTTGGGCACAGAAGTCCACGGTCCCGGGGCGAACTTAGACGACTACGAGACCCATGATACCCGACACCTCCTGCACGGGAGTGTCGTCACCGTAGAGCCTGGCATCTACTGTCCTGGAGAATTTGGGATGCGGACGGAGGTCAACGTTCAGCTTCGGCACGGAGGACAAGTCGTCGTCTGCCCACAGCCTGTTCAGCAGGCCATAGTTCCGCTATTGAGTCCTCACTAA
- a CDS encoding SAM-dependent methyltransferase, translated as MRDLYERILDLHRNGMDGLWARLLKNNFAPLTVGQFDYIVGNPPWINWEHLPDKYRDSVKHLWQRYGLFAHEGMDTILGKGKKDISMLMTYIVCDMLLKDGGKLGFIITQSVFKTSGAGQGFRRFQIPENSGALMPGVIHVDDMVSLQPFEGASNRTAIVVLEKGKATTYPVPYTVWRRVKGARFAYDSTLEEVTDATQRLHSVAEPVDPHDPTSPWLTARPKALRAVRKILGKSDYEAHAGAYTGGANAVYWVELVLRRPDGLVVVRNLTEGAKIKVNDVTEPIEPDLLYPLLRGRDVQRWRAEPSAWIRMVQDPVKRGA; from the coding sequence GTGCGCGACCTCTACGAGAGAATCCTCGATCTCCACCGCAACGGCATGGACGGGCTTTGGGCGAGGCTGCTCAAGAACAACTTCGCCCCGCTCACCGTCGGGCAGTTCGACTACATCGTCGGCAATCCCCCGTGGATCAACTGGGAGCATTTGCCCGACAAGTATCGGGACAGCGTCAAGCACCTCTGGCAACGCTACGGGCTTTTCGCGCATGAGGGTATGGACACCATTTTGGGCAAGGGCAAGAAAGACATCTCGATGCTCATGACCTACATCGTTTGCGACATGCTGCTGAAAGACGGCGGGAAGTTGGGCTTCATCATTACGCAGTCGGTCTTCAAGACCTCGGGAGCGGGCCAAGGGTTTCGGCGCTTCCAAATCCCAGAGAACTCTGGCGCCCTCATGCCGGGTGTCATCCACGTTGACGACATGGTTTCGTTGCAGCCGTTTGAAGGCGCATCGAACCGCACGGCGATCGTCGTGCTGGAGAAAGGCAAGGCCACAACCTACCCCGTCCCATACACAGTTTGGCGCAGAGTCAAAGGCGCTCGCTTCGCCTACGACAGCACTCTGGAAGAAGTCACCGACGCCACGCAGAGACTCCACTCCGTCGCCGAACCCGTTGACCCACACGACCCAACCTCCCCGTGGCTCACCGCACGCCCCAAGGCGCTGCGCGCCGTGCGCAAAATCTTGGGCAAATCCGATTACGAAGCGCATGCCGGCGCCTATACTGGCGGGGCGAACGCGGTCTACTGGGTGGAGCTGGTGCTGAGGCGTCCCGATGGTCTGGTGGTGGTGCGCAACCTGACCGAAGGCGCCAAGATTAAGGTGAACGACGTGACCGAGCCGATTGAGCCGGACTTGCTCTATCCACTCCTGCGCGGGCGCGATGTGCAACGCTGGCGGGCGGAACCTTCAGCGTGGATTCGGATGGTGCAAGACCCCGTCAAGCGGGGGGCATAG